One window of Pseudomonas urmiensis genomic DNA carries:
- a CDS encoding DMT family transporter — MFVFNKASVASAATTSLFVLLWSSGAIVSKLGLAHASPFAFLLLRSALALCGLLLIGPLLGLRWPRSLRAILQALGTGCVLLGAYQIFYLLALSTHVTPGVMATVMGVQPILTVVLMERQRSWSRLFGLGLGLAGLIMVVYQGINLGGVSLVGMLFALLALASMTIGSILQKRITDNPMGTLPLQYLAGVVLCALFAPLQTLEVDFNTGFIGALLWMSLVVSLLATLLLYRLIARGNLVNVTSLFYLVPAVTAVMDLLIFGNRLAPLSLLGMGLIVIGLLFVFRKPATRLAQASREA; from the coding sequence ATGTTCGTCTTCAATAAAGCATCCGTGGCCTCGGCGGCCACTACCAGCCTGTTCGTCCTGCTGTGGAGCAGCGGGGCGATCGTCTCCAAACTCGGCCTGGCGCATGCCAGCCCGTTCGCGTTTCTCTTGTTGCGCTCAGCCTTGGCGCTGTGTGGCTTGTTGCTGATCGGGCCGCTGCTGGGCCTGCGCTGGCCGCGTTCACTGCGGGCCATCCTGCAGGCCCTGGGCACCGGTTGCGTGTTGCTCGGCGCCTACCAGATCTTCTACCTGCTGGCGTTGAGTACCCATGTCACCCCAGGGGTGATGGCCACGGTGATGGGCGTGCAACCGATCCTCACCGTGGTGCTGATGGAGCGTCAGCGCTCCTGGAGCCGCTTGTTCGGCCTGGGCTTGGGCTTGGCCGGGTTGATCATGGTGGTCTACCAGGGCATCAACCTGGGCGGGGTGTCCCTGGTCGGGATGCTGTTCGCCTTGCTGGCGCTGGCGAGCATGACCATTGGCTCGATCCTGCAAAAGCGCATCACTGACAACCCCATGGGCACCTTGCCGTTGCAGTACCTGGCCGGGGTTGTTTTGTGCGCGTTGTTCGCGCCGTTGCAAACCCTGGAGGTGGATTTCAACACAGGCTTCATCGGTGCGTTGTTGTGGATGAGCCTGGTGGTCTCGCTGCTGGCGACGCTGTTGCTCTACCGGCTGATCGCCCGGGGCAACCTGGTCAATGTCACAAGCCTGTTCTACCTGGTGCCGGCTGTGACTGCGGTGATGGACTTGCTGATCTTCGGTAACCGCCTGGCGCCGCTGAGCTTGCTGGGGATGGGGCTGATCGTGATCGGCTTGCTGTTCGTGTTCAGGAAGCCTGCGACGCGCCTGGCACAGGCCAGTCGAGAAGCGTAA
- a CDS encoding aspartyl/asparaginyl beta-hydroxylase domain-containing protein codes for MTFSFVAKAGVLLVFFGSVLFVHLRGKARLPVLRQFVNHSALFAPYNSLMYLFSGVPSKPYLDRQRFPELDVLKDNWQVIREEAMRLFDEGYIRAAEKDNDAGFGSFFKKGWKRFYLKWYDKPLPSAQALCPKTVELVSSIPNVKGAMFALLPGGSHLNPHRDPFAGSLRYHLGLSTPNSDNCRIYVDGQPYAWRDGEDVMFDETFVHWVKNETEVTRVILFCDVERPLNSPLMTRINRKVSAFLGRATAPQNTDDERVGGINQAYAWSKRFSNKISTRVKQFKRANPKAYRVLRPVLAVVVAYLLYRWLF; via the coding sequence ATGACCTTTTCCTTTGTCGCCAAGGCGGGTGTTCTGCTGGTGTTCTTCGGCAGCGTGCTGTTCGTGCACCTGCGCGGCAAGGCCCGGCTGCCGGTGCTACGCCAATTCGTCAACCATTCGGCGTTGTTCGCTCCCTACAACAGCCTGATGTACCTGTTCTCCGGCGTGCCGTCCAAACCCTACCTGGACCGTCAGCGCTTCCCTGAGCTCGATGTGCTCAAGGACAACTGGCAAGTGATCCGCGAAGAGGCCATGCGCCTGTTCGACGAGGGTTACATTCGCGCCGCCGAAAAAGACAACGACGCAGGCTTTGGCTCGTTCTTCAAGAAAGGCTGGAAGCGGTTTTACCTGAAGTGGTACGACAAACCGCTGCCTTCGGCGCAAGCCCTGTGCCCCAAGACCGTCGAGTTGGTCAGCAGCATTCCCAACGTCAAGGGCGCGATGTTCGCCCTGCTGCCCGGCGGCAGCCACCTCAATCCACACCGCGACCCGTTCGCCGGTTCGCTGCGTTACCACCTGGGCTTGTCCACGCCTAACTCGGACAACTGCCGCATCTACGTCGACGGCCAGCCGTATGCCTGGCGCGACGGTGAAGACGTGATGTTCGACGAGACCTTCGTGCACTGGGTGAAGAACGAAACCGAGGTGACTCGGGTGATCCTGTTCTGCGACGTCGAGCGCCCGCTCAACAGCCCGCTGATGACCCGCATCAACCGTAAGGTCAGCGCCTTCCTCGGCCGCGCCACCGCGCCGCAGAACACCGATGACGAGCGGGTTGGCGGCATCAACCAGGCGTACGCCTGGAGCAAGCGCTTCAGCAACAAGATCAGCACCCGGGTCAAGCAGTTCAAACGCGCCAATCCCAAGGCTTATCGAGTACTGCGGCCGGTGTTGGCAGTGGTGGTCGCTTACCTGCTGTATCGCTGGTTGTTCTGA
- the cysK gene encoding cysteine synthase A, which produces MSRIYADNAHSIGNTPLVQINRIAPRGVTILAKIEGRNPGYSVKCRIGANMVWDAETSGKLKPGMTIVEPTSGNTGIGLAFVAAARGYKLLLTMPASMSLERRKVLKALGAELVLTEPAKGMKGAIEKANEIVASDPAKYYQPGQFDNPANPAIHEKTTGPEIWNDTDGAVDVLVAGVGTGGTITGVSRYIKNTQGKPILSVAVEPIASPLISQTLAGEELKPSPHKIQGIGAGFVPKNLDLSLVDQVETVSDEESKAMALRLMQEEGILCGISCGAAMAAAVRLAEKPEMQGKTIVVILPDSGERYLSSMLFADLFTEQENQQ; this is translated from the coding sequence ATGAGCCGTATCTACGCAGACAACGCCCATTCCATCGGCAACACGCCGCTGGTGCAGATCAACCGTATCGCCCCGCGCGGGGTGACCATCCTGGCCAAGATCGAAGGGCGCAACCCTGGCTACTCGGTCAAGTGCCGGATCGGCGCCAACATGGTCTGGGACGCCGAAACCAGCGGCAAGCTCAAGCCGGGCATGACCATTGTCGAGCCGACCTCGGGCAACACTGGTATCGGCCTGGCCTTCGTCGCCGCCGCCCGCGGCTACAAGCTGCTGCTGACCATGCCCGCCTCGATGAGCCTGGAACGGCGCAAGGTGCTCAAGGCTTTGGGCGCCGAGCTGGTGCTGACCGAGCCTGCCAAAGGCATGAAGGGCGCGATCGAGAAGGCCAACGAAATCGTCGCCTCCGACCCTGCCAAGTACTACCAGCCGGGCCAGTTCGACAACCCGGCCAACCCGGCGATCCACGAAAAGACCACCGGCCCGGAGATCTGGAACGACACCGATGGCGCGGTCGACGTGTTGGTCGCAGGCGTCGGCACCGGCGGCACCATCACCGGCGTGTCGCGCTATATCAAGAACACCCAAGGCAAGCCGATCCTGTCGGTTGCCGTCGAGCCTATCGCCTCGCCGCTGATCAGCCAGACCCTGGCCGGCGAAGAGCTCAAGCCCAGCCCGCACAAGATCCAGGGCATCGGCGCAGGCTTCGTGCCGAAGAACCTTGACCTGTCGCTGGTCGACCAGGTCGAGACGGTCAGCGACGAAGAGTCCAAGGCCATGGCGCTGCGCCTGATGCAGGAAGAGGGCATCCTCTGCGGGATTTCCTGCGGCGCGGCGATGGCCGCGGCGGTGCGCCTGGCCGAGAAGCCGGAGATGCAGGGCAAGACCATCGTGGTGATCCTGCCTGATTCGGGTGAGCGCTACTTGTCGAGCATGCTCTTCGCCGATCTGTTCACCGAGCAGGAAAACCAGCAGTAA
- a CDS encoding transposase — protein MAMQAGKLIVGTDVAKAELVIHHDASDEVIKLKNSKPDIKRWLKQQPLNTAIAVEATNVYHLDLVELAHGAGLEVYVIDGFQLSNYRKSVGGRVKTDPSDARLLSRFLRNEGEDLRPWSPPPAVYGKVQSLLRRRAALVTARTAMTQSWANESLLKSAFEVFVKSIDRLDLLIQKKLKDVLREAGLQEQVARCQAVEGIGFLTAAALVMAFVRGEFKNSDSFIAFLGMDLRVNDSGQTNGRRRLTKRGCSEIRRLLHNAAMSASRSAAWRDLYEQHRNSGKATTQALVILARKLARVAFALMKNQGEYITRAMKLACP, from the coding sequence ATCGCAATGCAGGCAGGCAAACTGATCGTGGGTACGGACGTCGCAAAGGCTGAGTTGGTTATCCATCACGACGCTAGTGATGAGGTAATCAAACTGAAAAATTCAAAACCCGACATCAAGCGATGGTTGAAACAACAGCCGCTCAACACGGCTATCGCAGTTGAAGCGACCAACGTCTATCACTTGGACCTGGTCGAGTTAGCCCATGGTGCGGGTCTTGAGGTTTATGTCATTGATGGCTTTCAACTGAGCAACTATCGGAAAAGTGTTGGAGGACGAGTCAAAACTGACCCTTCTGATGCGAGATTGTTGTCCCGGTTCTTGAGAAACGAAGGGGAAGATCTTCGCCCCTGGAGCCCCCCTCCCGCCGTCTACGGCAAGGTCCAGAGCCTTCTGCGACGCAGAGCTGCCTTGGTGACAGCGCGCACTGCAATGACTCAGAGCTGGGCCAATGAAAGCCTTTTGAAGAGCGCCTTCGAAGTGTTCGTCAAATCGATAGACCGCCTCGATTTACTGATTCAGAAAAAACTTAAGGACGTGCTCCGAGAAGCCGGACTACAAGAACAAGTGGCTCGCTGCCAAGCCGTAGAAGGAATTGGTTTTCTGACCGCTGCGGCATTAGTCATGGCCTTTGTCAGAGGCGAATTTAAAAACAGTGACTCCTTCATCGCATTCCTTGGAATGGACCTGCGAGTTAATGACTCTGGGCAGACGAATGGACGTCGTCGCCTGACAAAGCGGGGATGTTCAGAGATCCGTCGTTTGCTGCACAACGCGGCAATGTCCGCCAGCAGGTCGGCCGCTTGGAGAGACCTTTATGAGCAGCATCGAAACAGCGGTAAAGCAACAACCCAAGCCTTGGTCATCTTGGCTCGAAAGCTTGCCCGCGTGGCTTTCGCCCTGATGAAAAATCAGGGCGAATACATCACCAGAGCTATGAAATTGGCTTGCCCATAA
- a CDS encoding DUF4265 domain-containing protein, with the protein MTVQPQPHFKKILFRLEQDAQGYPPASVEGLWAKQVDAGYLIDSIPFYTYGIAPGDTISVTDEGEQTWFAALHGNGGASVFRIVVKAPGAFEQVRAALSDFGCPSEVEQAVKMLAVHVPPSLSLDTLLYYLLTQREAGTLEFEEGVLRHTIPAEFL; encoded by the coding sequence ATGACCGTCCAACCCCAGCCCCATTTCAAGAAAATCCTGTTTCGCCTGGAGCAGGACGCCCAAGGCTACCCACCCGCCTCGGTCGAGGGCCTGTGGGCCAAACAGGTCGACGCCGGCTACCTGATCGACAGCATCCCGTTTTATACCTACGGCATTGCACCCGGCGACACCATCAGCGTCACCGACGAGGGTGAGCAAACCTGGTTTGCCGCCCTGCACGGCAATGGCGGTGCATCGGTCTTTCGGATAGTGGTCAAGGCGCCAGGCGCGTTTGAACAGGTCCGCGCGGCCTTAAGCGATTTCGGCTGCCCCAGCGAAGTCGAGCAAGCCGTGAAGATGCTCGCCGTGCACGTGCCCCCAAGCCTGTCGCTCGATACCCTGCTCTACTACCTGTTGACCCAGCGCGAAGCCGGTACCCTGGAGTTCGAGGAAGGCGTGTTGCGCCACACCATCCCCGCAGAGTTTCTGTGA
- a CDS encoding DUF2937 family protein, whose protein sequence is MFRSYLRLLLFTFGLLAGIQVPGVVKDYSQRVEAHVLESREALSGFQETAERFFKGDLQALVRHYRSSDDPVFLSDANSIESLLIRNQLLEREWQALQGSWLSRSWHVLVQADPQLRDETLKGYSYQILLVPEAIGWGLGAGFLLALVVESVLLLVGWVILGGRRKAVKESWR, encoded by the coding sequence ATGTTCAGAAGTTACCTGCGGTTGCTGCTGTTCACCTTCGGCCTGTTGGCCGGTATTCAGGTCCCGGGCGTGGTCAAGGACTACAGCCAGCGGGTCGAGGCGCATGTACTGGAGTCGCGCGAGGCGCTGTCGGGCTTCCAGGAGACCGCCGAGCGCTTCTTCAAAGGCGATTTGCAGGCGCTGGTGCGCCACTATCGCAGCAGTGACGATCCAGTGTTTCTCAGCGACGCCAACAGCATCGAGAGCCTGCTGATCCGCAATCAGTTGCTCGAACGCGAGTGGCAGGCGTTGCAAGGGTCGTGGTTGAGCCGTAGTTGGCATGTGCTGGTGCAGGCCGATCCACAGCTGCGCGATGAAACCCTCAAAGGCTACAGCTACCAGATTCTGCTGGTGCCAGAGGCGATTGGCTGGGGCCTGGGGGCGGGGTTCTTGCTGGCCTTGGTGGTCGAGAGTGTGTTGCTGCTGGTCGGCTGGGTGATTCTTGGCGGGCGGCGCAAGGCGGTCAAGGAGAGCTGGCGCTAA
- a CDS encoding class II glutamine amidotransferase: MCELLGMSANVPTDIVFSFSGLMQRGGRTGPHRDGWGIGFYEGRGLRLFQDPAASSESEVAKLVQRYPIKSEVVIGHIRQANVGKVCLSNTHPFVRELWGHNWCFAHNGQLADFSGQKTFYRPVGDTDSEAAFCDLLNRVRSAFPEPVKVEQLLPVLVEACAEYRGKGVFNGLLSNGDWLFCFCSTKLAHITRRAPFGPARLKDVDMIVDFQAETTPNDVVTVITTEALTENETWHRYEPGQWALWRHGECIAHGQS, encoded by the coding sequence ATGTGCGAACTGCTGGGCATGAGTGCCAACGTCCCCACTGACATTGTCTTCAGCTTCTCCGGGCTGATGCAGCGCGGCGGCCGCACCGGTCCGCACCGCGATGGCTGGGGCATCGGTTTCTATGAAGGGCGCGGCCTGCGTCTGTTCCAGGACCCGGCAGCGAGCAGCGAATCGGAAGTGGCCAAGCTGGTCCAGCGCTATCCGATCAAGAGCGAGGTGGTCATCGGTCATATTCGCCAGGCCAACGTCGGCAAGGTCTGCCTGTCCAATACCCACCCGTTCGTGCGCGAACTGTGGGGGCACAACTGGTGTTTCGCGCACAACGGCCAACTGGCTGATTTCAGCGGACAGAAAACCTTCTATCGGCCCGTTGGCGACACCGACAGCGAAGCGGCCTTCTGCGACCTGCTCAACCGCGTGCGTAGCGCCTTCCCGGAGCCGGTCAAGGTCGAGCAACTGTTGCCCGTGTTGGTCGAGGCCTGCGCCGAGTACCGTGGCAAGGGCGTGTTCAATGGCTTGCTGAGCAACGGCGACTGGCTGTTCTGCTTCTGTTCGACCAAGCTGGCGCACATTACCCGTCGCGCACCGTTTGGCCCGGCCAGGCTCAAGGATGTCGACATGATCGTCGACTTCCAGGCAGAAACCACTCCCAATGACGTGGTCACGGTGATTACCACCGAGGCCCTGACCGAAAACGAAACCTGGCACCGTTATGAGCCCGGCCAATGGGCGCTGTGGCGCCATGGCGAGTGCATCGCCCACGGGCAAAGCTAA
- a CDS encoding AAA family ATPase codes for MKFEGTRDYVATDDLKLAVNAAVTLERPLLVKGEPGTGKTMLAEQLAASFGAKLITWHIKSTTKAHQGLYEYDAVSRLRDSQLGVDKVHDVRNYLKKGKLWEAFESEERVILLIDEIDKADIEFPNDLLQELDKMEFYVYEIDETIKAKQRPIIIITSNNEKELPDAFLRRCFFHYIAFPDRDTLQKIVDVHYPNIKQSLVSEALDVFFDVRKVPGLKKKPSTSELVDWLKLLMADNIGEAVLRERDPTKAIPPLAGALVKNEQDVQLLERLAFMSRRGNR; via the coding sequence ATGAAGTTCGAAGGCACCCGCGACTACGTCGCCACAGACGACCTGAAACTGGCGGTCAACGCGGCGGTTACCCTGGAACGCCCACTGCTGGTCAAAGGCGAGCCGGGCACCGGCAAGACCATGCTCGCCGAGCAACTGGCGGCATCCTTCGGCGCCAAGCTGATCACCTGGCACATCAAGTCGACCACCAAGGCCCACCAGGGCCTCTACGAGTACGACGCAGTGAGCCGTCTGCGCGACTCGCAGCTGGGCGTGGACAAGGTCCACGATGTGCGCAACTACCTGAAGAAGGGCAAGCTGTGGGAGGCGTTCGAGTCTGAAGAGCGGGTGATCCTGCTGATCGACGAGATCGACAAGGCCGACATCGAGTTCCCCAACGACCTGCTGCAAGAGCTCGACAAGATGGAGTTCTACGTCTACGAAATCGACGAGACCATCAAGGCCAAGCAGCGGCCGATCATCATCATTACCTCGAACAACGAAAAAGAGCTGCCCGACGCGTTCCTGCGCCGCTGCTTCTTCCACTACATCGCCTTCCCCGACCGCGATACCCTGCAGAAGATCGTCGATGTGCACTACCCGAACATCAAGCAGTCGCTGGTCAGCGAGGCGCTGGATGTGTTCTTCGATGTGCGCAAGGTGCCGGGCCTGAAGAAGAAGCCCTCCACCTCCGAGCTGGTCGACTGGCTCAAGCTGCTGATGGCCGACAATATCGGCGAAGCGGTGTTGCGCGAGCGCGATCCGACCAAGGCCATCCCGCCGCTGGCCGGCGCCCTGGTCAAGAACGAGCAGGACGTGCAACTGCTCGAGCGCCTGGCGTTCATGAGCCGACGCGGCAATCGCTGA
- a CDS encoding MFS transporter → MTENDYTLAWGLYAVAALGCLLVGFKLTGWMWRWLREPLRVIIAVLLLTPTIVDPVKESFAPAIAISALDIAFKVGNNAWRAASDLAMYGMIAFALYLLFVLIRWPLEKRARERREQAEAAAQRQVNEDDQVLVEASVAADRNDRYRNDPPPAAPGRGRVEPRL, encoded by the coding sequence ATGACCGAGAACGACTATACCCTCGCCTGGGGCCTCTATGCCGTGGCCGCCCTGGGCTGCCTGCTGGTGGGCTTCAAACTCACCGGCTGGATGTGGCGTTGGCTGCGCGAACCGCTGCGGGTGATCATCGCGGTGCTGCTGCTGACCCCAACCATCGTCGATCCGGTCAAGGAAAGCTTCGCCCCGGCCATCGCCATCAGTGCCTTGGATATCGCCTTCAAGGTCGGTAACAACGCTTGGCGCGCCGCCTCGGACCTGGCCATGTACGGCATGATCGCCTTTGCCCTGTATCTGCTCTTCGTGCTGATCCGCTGGCCGCTGGAAAAACGCGCCCGCGAGCGCCGCGAGCAGGCCGAAGCCGCCGCCCAGCGCCAGGTCAACGAAGATGACCAGGTGCTGGTCGAGGCGTCGGTTGCCGCCGATCGCAATGACCGTTATCGCAACGACCCGCCGCCAGCGGCCCCTGGCCGCGGCCGGGTCGAGCCCCGTCTGTAA
- a CDS encoding DUF748 domain-containing protein, with amino-acid sequence MKARYRWPLVGLASLVVLLVALHLALPYLVRDYLNDKLADMGEYRGQITDVDLAWWRGAYQINGLKIVKTTGKVPVPFVDAPLIDLSVSWHALWYDRAVVAEVVFVRPELNFVDGGNKQNSQTGRGTDWRQQLEKLLPITLNEVRIDNGTLTFRNYNSKPPVELKATRLQASIRNLTNVRDDKGRRDASFEGSALLLGDAKVESRATFDPFSDFDDFEFRLRATGIQLRRLNDFASAYGKFDFNAGHGDVVIEAQAEKGRLNGYIKPLLRDVDVFNWQQDVENKDKGFFRSIWEALVGASETVLKNQPKNQFATRVELSGSVHQQDISGFEAFLQILRNGFVQASNARYEQPAPDSD; translated from the coding sequence ATGAAAGCGCGTTATCGCTGGCCGCTGGTCGGCCTGGCCAGCCTGGTCGTGCTGCTGGTGGCGCTGCATCTGGCGCTGCCCTACCTGGTGCGCGACTACCTCAACGACAAGCTCGCCGACATGGGCGAGTACCGTGGCCAGATCACCGATGTCGACTTGGCCTGGTGGCGAGGGGCCTACCAGATCAATGGGCTGAAGATCGTCAAGACCACCGGCAAAGTGCCAGTGCCGTTTGTCGATGCGCCGTTGATCGACCTGTCGGTGAGTTGGCACGCGTTGTGGTACGACCGGGCCGTGGTGGCCGAAGTGGTGTTCGTCCGCCCAGAGCTGAACTTCGTCGACGGCGGCAACAAGCAGAATTCGCAGACCGGTCGTGGCACCGACTGGCGTCAGCAGCTGGAAAAGCTGCTGCCGATCACCCTCAATGAAGTGCGCATCGACAATGGCACGCTGACCTTTCGCAATTACAACTCCAAGCCGCCCGTCGAGCTCAAGGCCACTCGATTGCAAGCGAGTATCCGCAACCTGACCAATGTGCGCGACGACAAAGGTCGGCGTGATGCCAGCTTCGAAGGTTCTGCGCTATTGCTTGGTGACGCCAAGGTGGAAAGCCGGGCGACCTTCGATCCGTTCAGCGACTTCGACGACTTTGAGTTCCGCCTGCGTGCTACGGGCATCCAGCTGCGTCGACTCAACGATTTCGCCAGCGCCTACGGCAAGTTCGACTTCAACGCCGGCCACGGCGATGTGGTGATCGAGGCCCAGGCCGAGAAGGGTCGGCTCAATGGCTATATCAAGCCGCTGCTGCGCGATGTGGATGTGTTCAATTGGCAGCAGGATGTCGAGAACAAGGACAAGGGTTTCTTCCGTTCGATCTGGGAGGCGCTGGTCGGCGCCTCGGAAACCGTGCTGAAAAACCAGCCGAAAAACCAGTTCGCCACCCGCGTGGAACTCAGCGGCAGTGTCCATCAGCAGGACATCAGCGGGTTTGAGGCCTTTTTGCAGATTCTGCGTAACGGTTTCGTGCAGGCGTCCAATGCACGATATGAGCAACCTGCGCCTGATTCCGACTGA
- a CDS encoding vWA domain-containing protein, giving the protein MLLNLFNEMRAAKVPVSVRELLDLLAALQQRVVFADMDEFYYLARAILVKDERHFDKFDRAFGAYFKGLENLDRHLEALIPEDWLRKEFERSLSDEERAQIQTLGGLDKLIEEFKKRLEEQKERHAGGNKWIGTGGTSPFGSGGFNPEGIRVGEAGKRQGKAVKVWDQREYKNLDDQVELGTRNIKLALRRLRKFARQGAAEELDIDGTIDHTARDAGLLNIQMRPERRNTVKLLLLFDIGGSMDAHVRVCEELFSACKTEFKHLEYYYFHNCVYESVWKNNLRRTSERFATFDLLHKYGDDYKVVFVGDAAMAPYEITQPGGSVEHWNEEAGYVWMQRFKEKFKKIVWINPYPKQTWDYTASTHLIRDLVEDKMYPLTLQGLEDAMKYLSK; this is encoded by the coding sequence ATGCTGCTCAACCTGTTCAACGAAATGCGCGCGGCCAAGGTGCCGGTCTCGGTGCGCGAACTGCTCGACCTGCTCGCGGCCCTGCAGCAGCGAGTGGTGTTCGCCGACATGGACGAGTTCTACTACCTCGCCCGAGCGATTCTGGTCAAGGACGAGCGGCACTTCGACAAGTTCGACCGGGCCTTCGGCGCCTACTTCAAGGGCCTGGAGAACCTCGACCGACACCTGGAAGCGCTGATCCCCGAAGACTGGCTGCGCAAGGAGTTCGAGCGTTCGCTCAGCGATGAGGAGCGCGCGCAGATCCAAACGCTCGGTGGCCTGGACAAGCTGATAGAGGAGTTCAAGAAACGCCTCGAAGAGCAGAAAGAACGCCACGCCGGCGGCAACAAGTGGATCGGCACCGGCGGCACCAGCCCGTTTGGCTCAGGTGGCTTCAACCCTGAAGGCATCCGGGTCGGCGAGGCCGGCAAACGCCAGGGCAAGGCGGTCAAGGTCTGGGACCAGCGCGAGTACAAGAACCTCGACGATCAGGTCGAACTGGGCACGCGCAACATCAAGCTGGCCCTGCGCCGGCTGCGCAAGTTCGCCCGCCAAGGTGCGGCTGAAGAGCTGGACATCGATGGCACCATCGACCACACCGCCCGCGATGCCGGGCTGCTGAACATCCAGATGCGCCCAGAGCGGCGCAACACGGTGAAGTTGCTGCTGCTGTTCGACATCGGCGGCTCGATGGACGCCCATGTGCGGGTTTGCGAAGAGCTGTTCTCGGCCTGCAAGACCGAGTTCAAGCACCTGGAGTACTACTACTTCCACAACTGCGTGTACGAGTCGGTGTGGAAAAACAACCTGCGCCGCACGTCAGAGCGTTTTGCCACCTTCGACCTGCTGCACAAGTACGGCGATGACTACAAGGTGGTGTTCGTTGGCGATGCGGCCATGGCGCCTTACGAGATCACCCAGCCTGGCGGCAGTGTCGAACACTGGAACGAGGAAGCCGGCTATGTGTGGATGCAGCGCTTCAAGGAGAAATTCAAGAAGATCGTCTGGATCAACCCGTACCCCAAGCAGACCTGGGACTACACCGCTTCGACCCACCTGATCCGCGACCTGGTCGAAGACAAGATGTATCCGCTGACCTTGCAGGGGTTGGAGGATGCGATGAAATATCTGTCCAAGTAG